The DNA segment CCGAGCGGCTCGACCGGCGCCGCTTCAACCCCGATCCGGCCCTGGTGCTCTCCCTCAGCACCGGCCCCCGCACCCGGCTCTGGGAGCGGCGGCGCACCGACCGCGACCACCTGCTGCTGCGCGTGGGCACCGGGCGGCTGCCGTCCGAGGTCGTCCTCGACGACCCCGAGCAGGACGACCACCGCCGCCAGGTCACCTGGGAGATCGAGGACGCCCCCGTGACCCTGCCGCTGGCCGAGCTCGGCGTGATCGGGTTCGCGGGTCCCGGGGATTCGGCGCGCGCGCTCGCCCGGTGGGCCGTGGCCCAGACCGCTGTCCTGCACAGCCCGGTGGACGTGCAGGTCTACGTACTGACCGAGGGCACGGCGCAGGAGAGCTGGGACTGGGTGCGCTGGCTGCCGCACGCGCGGCCCTCCGGGGCACACGACACCAACGTGCTCATCGGTACGGATGCCGAGACCGTCGGCGCCCGCATCGGCGAGCTCACCCAACTCCTCGACGCACGGCGCAAAGCGGCCAAGGAGTCGGGGAACAAGGGGGCGACGTCCTTCTCGGAACCCGACATCGTCGTCATCTGGGACGGGTCCCGGCGGCTGCGGTCGATGCCGGGTGTGGTCCGGCTGCTCCGCGAAGGCCCCGCAGTGGCGATGTACGCCCTGTGCCTCGATTCCGAGGACCGGTTCCTGCCGGGCGAGTGCCAGGCCATCGTGGTCGCCGAGCCGCGCCCCGAGGAGCACCGCACGGTGAAGGCACCGGTGGGCGCAGCCGCTCCCCGGACGCCGGGCGGGTTCCCCTCGTTCCAGGCCTGGCACGCCACCGAGGCCACGGGCGCCGAGACCGCGCAGGGTGCTCCGCAGCTGCGGCTGCGCGTCGAGCAGACGGACTCCGCGCGGGTCGCCGACGTACGGCCGGACTTCGTGTCTCCCGCCTGGAGCGCACGCCTTGCCCGCTCCCTGTCGCCCCTGCGGGACATCAGCGGTGAGGCCGAGGACTCGGCGCTGCCCGGCGCGAGCCGGCTGCTGGACGTGCTGCAGCTGGAGCCGCCGACGGGCGAAGCCGTCGCGGGACGCTGGCGTATGGGCGGCCAGTCGACCATGGCCGTCGTCGGTGAGTCGTACGACGGGCCCTTCGGCATCGACATCCGCCGTGACGGTCCGCACGGGCTGATCGCCGGCACCACTGGTTCCGGTAAGTCGGAGCTGCTCCAGACGATCGTCGCCGCGCTCGCGGTCGCCAACACGCCCGAGTCCATGACGTTCGTACTCGTCGACTACAAGGGCGGTTCGGCGTTCAAGGACTGTGTGAAGCTGCCGCACACGGTCGGCATGGTCACCGACCTCGACGCGCACCTGGTCGAACGGGCCCTGGAATCGCTGGGCGCCGAACTCAAGCGCCGCGAGCACATCCTCGCGGCGTCCGACGCCAAGGACATCGAGGACTACCAGGACCTGGTGCGCCGCGACCCCTCGCACGCACCGGTCCCCCGGCTGCTCATCGTCATCGACGAGTTCGCCTCCATGGTGCGTGACCTGCCGGACTTCGTGACCGGCCTGGTGAACATCGCCCAGCGTGGCCGTTCGCTCGGTATTCACCTCCTGCTGGCCACGCAGCGGCCGAGCGGTGTGGTCTCACCCGAGATCCGGGCCAACACCAACCTCCGTATCGCGCTGCGCGTCACGGATGCCGGCGAGTCCACCGACGTGATCGACTCCCCCGAGGCCGGGAACATCTCCAAGAACACGCCGGGGCGCGCCTACGTACGTCTCGGTGCGTCGTCCCTCGTGCCGTTCCAGTCGGGGCGGGTGGGAGGCCGGCGGCCCGGGGCCGCCGACCCTGCGGCGATAGCCCCGTGGGCGGGGCTGCTCGACTGGCAGGAGCTGGGACGCGCCGCGCTCAAGAAGCCCAAGTCCGAGGCGCGCGAGGAAGAGGAGATAACCGACCTCAAAGTCCTGGTGGACGCGGTACGGGAGGCCAACGAACGTCTCGGCATCCCGCCCCAGCACAGCCCGTGGCTGCCCGCGCTCTCCGAGACGCTGCTGCTCGACGAGGTCCCGGCGGCCCGGAGCACGGGGGCACTGCCGCCCGCTCCGTACGGTGTCGAGGACATCCCCAGCGACCAGGCGCGGCGCCCGGTCTCCATCGACTTCACCACCTTCGGCCACCTGCTGCTGGGCGGCGCGCCCCGCAGCGGCCGCTCGCAGGTGCTGCGCACCATCGCGGGCTCGCTCGCCCGCACCCACTCGGTCGCCGATGTCCATCTGTACGGGATCGACTGCGGCAACGGCGCCCTCAACGCGCTCACCCGGCTGCCCCACTGCGGCGCGGTCGTCGGCCGCGCGCAGACGGAGCGCGCCGTGCGGCTGGTCAACCGGCTGAAGGGCGAGATCACCCGGCGCCAGGAGCTGCTCGCGGAGAAGGGCTTCGCCGACATCGGCGAGCAGCGCTCGGTCGTGCCCGTGGAGGAGAGGCTGCCGCACATCGTGGTCCTCCTCGACCGCTGGGAGGGCTGGCTGCCCACCCTCGGCGAGGTCGATCACGGTGAGCTGACCGACCAGGTGGCACTGATCATGCGGGAAGGGTCGAGCCTCGGCGTGCACATGGTGATCGCGGGTGACCGCCAGCTGCTCATCGGGCGGATCGCCTCCCTGACCGAGGACAAGTACGGCCTGCGGCTGGCCGACCGGTCGGACTTCTCGATGCTCGGTATCAACGCCAGGAAGGTGCCGGACGAGATTCCCCCCGGCCGCGCCTTCAAGAACGAGTCGGCCACGGAGACACAGTTCGCGCTGCTCGCCGAGGACTCCACGGGTCAGGGGCAGGCGGCCGCGCTGAGCGCCATCGGCGAGCTGGCGACCGCCCGGGACGCGGCGGTACCCCGCGGTCTGCGTCCGTTCCGGGTCGACACCCTGCCGAGCCGTATCTCCTTCGCGGACGCGTGGGAGATGCGCGACCCGGCCGTATCGCAGTCCCCGCTCTGGGGTCTGGTGGGCGTGGGCGGCGACGATCTGATCGCCTTCGGCCCCGATCTGGCCCAGGGGGTACCGACCTTCGTCGTCGCGGGTCCCGCCAAGTCGGGCCGCAGTACGGTCCTGCTGAACCTGGCCCGCTCGTTCCTGGGCAAGGGCGTCCGCCTGGTGATCGCGGCACCGCGCCAGTCGCCGATACGTCAGCTGGAGGGCCAGGAAGGCGTCCTGAAGGTCTTCACGGACGACGACATCGACAGCGACGATCTCACCGAGGCCATCTCGACGGCCACCCTCGAAGCTCCGGTGGCGGTCCTGGTGGACGACGGTGAGTCCCTGGAGGACTGCGACGCCTCCTCCGTCTTCAAGCGGATCATCCAGCGAGGCGCCGAGCAGGGCCTGGCACTGGTCATCGCGGGGGACGAGGAGGAGGTCTGCAGCGGCTTCAGCGGCTGGCAGGTCGACGCGAAGAAGGGGCGCAGGGGCGTGCTGCTGTCGGCCCAGGACTCCTCAAGCGGCGAGCTGATCGGCATCCGTACGACGCGCAGCATGGTCGGCGGGCCGATCGCCCCCGGGAAGGGGCTCATGCACCTCGGGGACGGCGAGGTGTGGACGGTGGTCACCCCCATGTGACCGGACGCGAGCGGGACGGGGACGGGGCGGGAGTGCTGTGTCTCCCGCCCCGCTCCCGGCAGTTCGCTCCCGACGGCTTCGCCGCAGGACGCCCTCGCGCGTCACAGCGGGCCCCTTCACACCCCGGGCCGTCACATCCCGGGGCCCATCACATCCCGGGGCCCGTCACACCGAGGCCTCACACCGCCGGGAGGGCGTACAGCTCGTCCGAGTGCGCCACCAGCAGCCTGTTGCCGGCCCGGGTGATCTCCCACTCGCCGTTGTCCGACACACCGTCGTTGTAGTCCCAGCGGTACGTGCCGGACCGGGCGTTCAGCGCGTAGATGCCGCCCTTGTCGAAGACCGAGGCGATGTACAGCGAGTCGCCGGCGCGCACCATCTGGTCGCCGAAGGGGCGGCTGCCGAGATCCTCCATCCAGCGCTTCCTGCCGGTCCTGGGGTCGACCGCCCAGACGCCGCCGTCGTAGTCCATGACGTACAGGACCCCGCCGAGCACCGACGGCCTGCGGAAGCCCCGGCGGCCACTGGCGGGGAGTGTCCACCGGTCGTTGCCGGTCCTGAGGTCCACCGCGCGCAGATCGCCGGGGCCGCCCACGTAGATCATGCCCCCGAAGACGGTGGGCTTGACCTCGTCGTCGGCGATCTTCCGGTTCCACAGCTGATGGCCGCCCTTGGCGTCCCGGACGGTCAGGTTGTACTTGGCGTCGTTCCCCGAACCGTGCGTGTACGCCAGGCATCCGCCGCCCACGTTCAGCTCGACGTACTGCTGCGTGCCCGCGTCCCGCTGCTCGCTCCAGAGCACCTTGCGCGTACGGATGTCGATGGCGACGATGTTGTTGAGCTGCGTGGCCGCGTCGCCGCCGACCAGGTCGGCGATGGCGTAGATCCGGGTGGCGTCGACGGCTGCCACGTGGACGCTCGCGCGCATCCTCCCGTCCAGCCTGGTGCGCCAGCTCTCCTTGCCCGTACGGATGTCGTAGCCGACGATCGTGCCGTCGTACTGCTGGCCCGGGAGATACAGCGTGTGGCCCGAGACCGTCGCCTTGTCGCTGGCTGCGGCCAGGCCCTTCCTCGCCCAGCGCTGCTTGCCCGTCTTGACGTCGTAGCCGGCGGTGGTGGTGCCGACGACCACGAAGACATCGCCGAACGCGGTGGGCGGTTCACCGTAGTTGCGCGTGAGATGGGCCGCCTTGACGTGCCAGAGCGGCCGGGGAGCCATGCCGTTCGGCGGGGTCTTGAAGACCTCCGGCTTCGGCTGGTCCTTCTTGGTCTTCGCGTCGGAGGACGCGCCGTCCCCGCCGGCCAGCAGCCACGCGGCGCCGCCTCCCACGACCGCGACCCCCGCGACGCCGCCCGCCGCCATGCCCAGGAAGCGCCGGCGCGAAGGCTTGACCGCCGCGCCGGTGGGGGTGCCCGGGGACGCGGCGCCCGGGGTGTTCAGAGCGGTCGGCGCCGGGCCGTAGGCGCCGGGCACCGAGGAGACCGGGGCCGCCGCCGGGAACTCCGGGAGCGGGGTGCTGCCCCCCGCCGGGGTTTCGAGGTCCAGGATGCGCGAGGCGTGGGTGGCGATCGTCGACGAGACCGCCGAGGGGAGCCAGTCCGCGAAGACCTCGCCGGTGTTCCCCGGATCGAGCGACTGGAGGATCTCCGCCGGGCTCGGGCGCTGCGCCGGCTCCTTGGACAGGCAGGCGCGGATCAGGCCGGTCAGCATCTGGGGGACGCCCGTCAGATCCGGCTCGGCGTGCACCACCTGGTAGAGCATCGCGGCCGGAGCGATCGCGTCACCGAACACATTGCGCCCGGTCGCCGCGAAGGCGAGGACCACGCCCAGCGAGAACACGTCTCCGGCCGTCCCCACGTCCTGCCCGAGCGCCTGCTCCGGCGGCATGAAACCGGGTGAGCCGACCACAACTCCCGTCTGCGTCATACGGTTTCCGTCCACCGCGCGCGCGATGCCGAAGTCGATGACGCGTGGACCGTCCGCGGCGAGCAGCACGTTGGACGGCTTGAGGTCGCGGTGTATCAGCCCGGCCGCGTGGACCTCCTGGAGCGCCCCGGCGAGGCCGGCGCCGAGTGCCCGTACGGTGTGCTCGGGCAGGGCCCCGTGGGCGCCGACGACGTCCGTGAGGTCCGGGCCGAGTACGTACGCCGTCGCCAGCCAGGGCAGCGGGTCGTCGGGGGCCGCGTCGACCACCGGTGCGGTGTAGCGGCCCGAGACCCGCCGGGCCATGTCCACCTCGTGGCGGAACCGTTCGCTGAACGCCGGGTCCGCGGCGAGGTCCTGGCGTACCACCTTCACCGCGACGGTCCGCCCGCCGGGTGAGCGCGCCAGGTACACCCGGCCCATTCCGCCCGCGCCGAGCCGGCCCAACAGCCGGTAATTTCCCAGCGTTCGGGGGTCGTCCGGCTGCAACGGGTCCATATCAGCGGTCCTTAGGGTGTCTGCTCGTCAGGCACGGTGCCTCCGACACCATAGAGAGTGCTGTGTGACGGCGTACGCCCAAGGGGCCGGCACGAGGGGCCGGTTCGCGGGAGCCGGAGGGGGCCGGCCGGTTCCGGCTCCGTGGCCCCGTCAGCCGGCATCCCTCAGGAACCCAGCAGCCCTCAGGAGCCGAGCAGTTCGACGTGCACGTCCGAAGGGAAGCCCGTCGTGGAGCCGACCCGTCGTGCGAACTCCTTGACGCCTTCCAGCTGGTCGGCGCCGAAGCGGAAGTCCAGCGTCGTGAAGTAGCGCTCCAGCAGCTCCGCGTCGAAGACCTCCCAGTGCGATGCCTGCTCGGCGACCTTGGTGACCTCCTCCAGCGATACGTCGCGGGACGACAGGAACGCCTCGTGGACCGCCTTCACCACCTCGGGCTCGCGGGCGGCGTAGTCCTTGCGGGCGGCCCAGACCGCGAAGACGAACGGCAGGCCCGTCCACTCCTTCCACATCTGGCCCAGGTCGTGGACCTGAAGGCCGAGCTTGGGGGCGTCGTGCAGTGCGGCACGCAGCGCCGCGTCACCGATGAGGACGGCCGCGTCGGCCTCCTGCATCATCACGCCGAGGTCGGG comes from the Streptomyces sp. NBC_01471 genome and includes:
- a CDS encoding FtsK/SpoIIIE domain-containing protein produces the protein MRLTLTVVDPLGGASADVVLDIDPESSVGDISRELAHHVGHGGGAQIIPLGGPRGTADGSPLVYVDGYALDPTATVVTSPLREGAVVSLHDPAGCLPGEPTGLVELRVAGGPAAGAVHRLGVGRYEIGNGPAAYVRIDDPELPARAVTLSIATDGTCQVTVHTDKDGIRLDGAELEGDNWPLDSQLAVGNSLLEIRRYSPPDAALKWSEDGAGLDYNRPPRLRPPERETRFRLPTPPRDRETRPLPWLMAIFPLVSAVVMAFLFGRWYYLVMAVMSPIMLVGNYLMDKKQGRKSHAKQVKEYKEHKARIDGEAQDALVAERLDRRRFNPDPALVLSLSTGPRTRLWERRRTDRDHLLLRVGTGRLPSEVVLDDPEQDDHRRQVTWEIEDAPVTLPLAELGVIGFAGPGDSARALARWAVAQTAVLHSPVDVQVYVLTEGTAQESWDWVRWLPHARPSGAHDTNVLIGTDAETVGARIGELTQLLDARRKAAKESGNKGATSFSEPDIVVIWDGSRRLRSMPGVVRLLREGPAVAMYALCLDSEDRFLPGECQAIVVAEPRPEEHRTVKAPVGAAAPRTPGGFPSFQAWHATEATGAETAQGAPQLRLRVEQTDSARVADVRPDFVSPAWSARLARSLSPLRDISGEAEDSALPGASRLLDVLQLEPPTGEAVAGRWRMGGQSTMAVVGESYDGPFGIDIRRDGPHGLIAGTTGSGKSELLQTIVAALAVANTPESMTFVLVDYKGGSAFKDCVKLPHTVGMVTDLDAHLVERALESLGAELKRREHILAASDAKDIEDYQDLVRRDPSHAPVPRLLIVIDEFASMVRDLPDFVTGLVNIAQRGRSLGIHLLLATQRPSGVVSPEIRANTNLRIALRVTDAGESTDVIDSPEAGNISKNTPGRAYVRLGASSLVPFQSGRVGGRRPGAADPAAIAPWAGLLDWQELGRAALKKPKSEAREEEEITDLKVLVDAVREANERLGIPPQHSPWLPALSETLLLDEVPAARSTGALPPAPYGVEDIPSDQARRPVSIDFTTFGHLLLGGAPRSGRSQVLRTIAGSLARTHSVADVHLYGIDCGNGALNALTRLPHCGAVVGRAQTERAVRLVNRLKGEITRRQELLAEKGFADIGEQRSVVPVEERLPHIVVLLDRWEGWLPTLGEVDHGELTDQVALIMREGSSLGVHMVIAGDRQLLIGRIASLTEDKYGLRLADRSDFSMLGINARKVPDEIPPGRAFKNESATETQFALLAEDSTGQGQAAALSAIGELATARDAAVPRGLRPFRVDTLPSRISFADAWEMRDPAVSQSPLWGLVGVGGDDLIAFGPDLAQGVPTFVVAGPAKSGRSTVLLNLARSFLGKGVRLVIAAPRQSPIRQLEGQEGVLKVFTDDDIDSDDLTEAISTATLEAPVAVLVDDGESLEDCDASSVFKRIIQRGAEQGLALVIAGDEEEVCSGFSGWQVDAKKGRRGVLLSAQDSSSGELIGIRTTRSMVGGPIAPGKGLMHLGDGEVWTVVTPM
- a CDS encoding PQQ-binding-like beta-propeller repeat protein, which produces MDPLQPDDPRTLGNYRLLGRLGAGGMGRVYLARSPGGRTVAVKVVRQDLAADPAFSERFRHEVDMARRVSGRYTAPVVDAAPDDPLPWLATAYVLGPDLTDVVGAHGALPEHTVRALGAGLAGALQEVHAAGLIHRDLKPSNVLLAADGPRVIDFGIARAVDGNRMTQTGVVVGSPGFMPPEQALGQDVGTAGDVFSLGVVLAFAATGRNVFGDAIAPAAMLYQVVHAEPDLTGVPQMLTGLIRACLSKEPAQRPSPAEILQSLDPGNTGEVFADWLPSAVSSTIATHASRILDLETPAGGSTPLPEFPAAAPVSSVPGAYGPAPTALNTPGAASPGTPTGAAVKPSRRRFLGMAAGGVAGVAVVGGGAAWLLAGGDGASSDAKTKKDQPKPEVFKTPPNGMAPRPLWHVKAAHLTRNYGEPPTAFGDVFVVVGTTTAGYDVKTGKQRWARKGLAAASDKATVSGHTLYLPGQQYDGTIVGYDIRTGKESWRTRLDGRMRASVHVAAVDATRIYAIADLVGGDAATQLNNIVAIDIRTRKVLWSEQRDAGTQQYVELNVGGGCLAYTHGSGNDAKYNLTVRDAKGGHQLWNRKIADDEVKPTVFGGMIYVGGPGDLRAVDLRTGNDRWTLPASGRRGFRRPSVLGGVLYVMDYDGGVWAVDPRTGRKRWMEDLGSRPFGDQMVRAGDSLYIASVFDKGGIYALNARSGTYRWDYNDGVSDNGEWEITRAGNRLLVAHSDELYALPAV
- a CDS encoding menaquinone biosynthesis protein; protein product: MQFLNCLPLYWGLARTGTLLDLELTKDTPEKLSEQLVRGDLDIAPVTLVEFLKNADDLVAFPDLAVGCDGPVMSCVIVSKKPLEQLDGARVALGSTSRTSVRLAQLLLAERYEVAPDYYRCPPDLGVMMQEADAAVLIGDAALRAALHDAPKLGLQVHDLGQMWKEWTGLPFVFAVWAARKDYAAREPEVVKAVHEAFLSSRDVSLEEVTKVAEQASHWEVFDAELLERYFTTLDFRFGADQLEGVKEFARRVGSTTGFPSDVHVELLGS